A window of Kribbella voronezhensis genomic DNA:
GCTGCCTTCGTAGTGCTGACCGAGCCGCGGTTCCAGCAGCGTGAGTACATCCTGAGCGGTCCCGAATCGCTCACGTTCGCCGAGCAGATCGACCAGCTCGCCGCTGCCACCGGCCGGACCATCAGCATCGAGCAGGTCACTCCCGAGTACTGGAAGAAGGCGATGGCCGACTACGTCCCGGAGCCGTACGCCGACGCGCTGCTCAACTGGTGGAAGTCCAACGACGGCAAGCCCGTCCAACTGACCGGCACCGTCGAAGAACTCACCGGCCACCCCGCCCGTTCCTTCGCCACCTGGGCGCAGGACCACCGCAACGACTTCTGAGATCGGACACCCATGCGAATCCCCCGAAAGATCCTGGCCACCGTCGTGCTGGCGGCGACAGCGGCCGGCTTCACCACCGTCCCGGCCGCCGCGGCCGACAGTGCCTACCTGTCGCAGAACAGCTACCTCGACAACTACGCGCCAGTGGGCTCCGCGCCGATCTGCGTCCAGCGCAAGATCTACCTTGCCAAGGGCAACTACCTCTGGTCGTAATTCGTCGACAGGCTGGTCGAATGGAACTCGCGCACCATCTACCTGAGCGCGGGCACCTACACCTGGACCGTGTGCATCCAGGTGGTCGGGAAGTACGCATACAACGTCTCGCAGTACCAGGAGACCAGCAGGCTGCGGAATCCGGCGGGCGGCGAGGCGACCCCGTTGTCCGCCCTCAACTACCTGGGCAGCAGCACCGGCGCCTCGCGCACGTACAACTGGGGATCGGAACTTCTGCCGCTCGACAGCTGAGCCTCGCGGGCGCTTACTTGCTCTTGACCTGGGTGAGCGCCCAGCGGGCCCAATCCCGTTGCATCGCGGCGAAACGCCGGCCGTACTCCAGTGCGATGCGGCCGTAGACGGACAGATCGTCGTCGTCCCAGTCGATCGAATCGTCCAGAGCTTCCAAGTTGGCGTGCAACTCGGCGGCGTGGGCCGCCTGGCCGTCGAGGTAGTCGCGGGCCTGCCGGGGTGTGAGGACGCCGAGGAAGAACACCCTGAGCAGAACATCGCTCCGAGTGGTGCGCTGCGGCTCGGTCTCGGTCAGCCAGCGGCGCAGTTCGGCCAGGCCGGGATCGGTCAGCGTGTACTCCTTGCGGCCGCGCGGGCCCTGCTCGGAGACCACGATCAGACCGGCGTCGGCGAGCTTCGCCAGTTCGCCGTAGATCTGGCTCTGGGTGGCCGGCCAGACGTTGGCCAGCGAGGTGTCGAACGTTTTCAGCAGGTCGTAGCCGCTGGCGGGATGGTCGACCAGCAGCCCGAGCAGGGCGTGACGCAGGCTCATACCGAGCAGCTTACCTTCCACTCTTGACATGTCCAGAGTTGACCTTCTACTTTTGACATGTCGCGATCGGAATGTCCGATCGGCCGCCACCTAGGGAGCACACCCTCATGTCGTACTTGCGGACCTTCGCCCCGTGGATCGTCTACGCGCTCATCCCGTCCGCGCACTGGAACTGGGCGGCGCTGATCGCCCTGGTCCTCTCGATCGGCCTGGTCGCCCAGCAGACCCGCGCCGGCCGCACCCTCGACGCCCAGATCATCGAGCTCGGGTCGGCCGTCTTCTTCGCCGCCGTCACCGTCCTCGCCTTCACCAGCCCGGACAGCGGACTGCACCCCTACACGCCGGCCCTTTCGTCGGCCACCCTCGCCCTGATCGCCGGCATCTCGCTGGCCGTCCGCAAGCCCTTCACCCTGGGCATCGCCAAGCAGACAACGCCCCGCGAGTTCTGGGACCAGCCGCTGTTCGTCCGAACCAACGTGATCATCACCGCCGTCTGGACCGCCTGCTTCGCCGTGACCGCGGTCGCCCTCGCCGCCCTCGCGGACTCCGGCTCGACAGCCCGGACCCTCGTCCAGGTCGCCGGCTTCGTCGTACCGATGGTCTTCACCCTTCGCTACGTGGCGCACATTCAGGCCAAGGCCGCCCAGCTCCGGACCCACTGAAGCCCTTCCCGAGGAGATCGGACCTGTCGTGCACACCGCTCCCGCACCGCACCTGGCCGGCAACTACGCACCCGTCGAAACCGAACTGACCGCCTACGACCTGCCGGTGACCGGCCGGATCCCGCCCGGGCTGACCGGCTGGTACCTGCGCAACGGTCCCAATCCGCACGATGCTGCCTCCGGCCACTGGTTCTTCGGCGACGGCATGATCCACGGTGTCCGGATCGAGGCGGGCCGGGCGGTGTCGTACCGCAACCGCTGGGTCCGTACGTCGACCTTCACCGACGGCGCCAAGGTCAACGACATCGACGGCACCCTGGATCTGACGGCGGGTACGGCGAACACCCACGTCGTACGGCATGCCGGCCGGACACTGGCCCTGGTCGAGTCCTCCTACCCGTACGAACTGACCTGCGAGCTGGACACCGTCGGTTCGTACGACTTCGGCGGCAAGTTGCACACGGCAATGACCGCGCACCCGAAGACCTGTCCGGCCACGGGTGAGCTGCACTTCTTCGGCTACAGCCTGACCGCGCCGTACCTGACGTACCACCGGGCGGACGCGACGGGCGAGCTGGTGATCAGCCGGCCGGTCGACGTACCGGCCGCCACGATGAACCACGACTTCAACCTCTCCGCGAACCACGTCGTCTTCATGGATCTGCCCGTCGTCTTCGACCTGGAGACGGCCCGCTCGGGCGGCGGCATGCCGTTCCGCTGGAACGACGGGTACGGCGCGCGCCTCGGCGTACTGCGGCGCTCGGACCCGTACGGCGAGGTTCGCTGGTTCTCCATCGATCCCTGCTACGTCTTCCACACCCTCAATGCTCACGACCGGACCAGCCCCGACGGCCACGAGCAGATCGTCCTGCACGTCATGCGCTACCCGGAGCTGTTCCGCAAGGACGGCAAGGATGCGCAGCACGCGACCTTGTGGCGCTGGACCATCGACCTGACGACGGGCACCGTCCGCGAAGAGCAGTTGCACGACCGCCCGGCCGAGTTCCCGCGCATCGACGACCGCCTCGCCGGCCTGGATTCCCGGCACGGCCACGCCACCGTCTCCCGGACTCCCACCGGGGCTGTCTCGCAAGGTGCACTGATCCGGTACGACCTGCACGACGGGGCGGTCACGGCGCACGAGTTCGGCCCGGGCCGTACGCCGGGCGAGGCCGCCTTCGTTCCTGCCGACGACCGTCCCGGTGGTGACGGCTGGCTGATGACCTATGTTTACGACGCCGCCTCCGACACCAGCGATCTGGTGATCGTCGACGCCACCGACCTGGCCGCCCCGCCGGTGGCGACGATCCACCTCCCGGTCCGGGTGCCGTACGGGTTCCACGGCAACTGGCTCGCCGATCAGCCCTTGACCAACGGGAGACTCACATGACCGACGACGAAGGCGGCCCCGCGCCGCGCGTGCTCGCCGACGAGGCGCTGTCCGCTCTGCTCATGGAGCAGCAATTCGGCGTACTGGCCACCAACAAGCGCAGTGGGCACCCGCATCTGACCACGATGCTCTACAACTGGGACCCGGCCGCGCGGATCGTCCGGTTCTCCACCACGGCGGACCGGGTCAAGGTGAAGCAGCTGCGCAACGACCCGCGCGCAGCGTTGCACGTCTCGGCCGCCGATCACTGGTCGTTCGCCGTGGCCGAAGGGGAAGCCGAGATCTCGGACCTGACCACGACACCTGGTGATGCCGTCGGCAAGGAACTGCTCGCCATGCTGCCGGCGGAAGCCCAGGCCGGTCTCGGTCAGGCGTTCTTCGACCAGCTCGTCGCCGAGCGCCGGCTCGTCATCCGGCTGAAGGTCAGCCGCCTGTACGGCACGGCTCTGGACGTCACCGGCTAGCGCCTGACAGTGCCCTCCCGGCGCGTCCCGACAGGCCTACGTGGCGGTTCGGCTACCCGAGGGGCTACGGTTTTGGGGCGACCGGGTGGTGATGACCTGGCGCCGGGCCGGCTCGTAGCTGGTCCGAACGTACGTGGTTTAGGTCCGAGGAGGCCCATTCGTGGACGCCGCAGTGCTCCGACAGGCACCGCTGTTCAGTCAGCTCGACGACGACGCAGCCGAAGCGCTCGCCTCGTCGATGACCGAGAGCCGCCTGCGCCGCGGCCAGGTGCTGTTCCACGAAGGCGACTCCGGTGACCGGCTGTTCGTCGTGGTGGAGGGCAAGGTCAAGCTCGGCCGCACCTCGGCCGACGGCCGGGAGAACCTGATCGCCGTCCTCGGCCCCGGCCAGATGTTCGGCGAGCTGTCCCTGTTCGATCCCGGACCGCGCTCCGCGACCGTCACGGCCGTCACCGACGCGTCGCTGATGTCGCTGACCCACGACGAACTGCTCCGCTGGCTGGACGGTCGCCCGGCAGTAGCGCGAGGTCTGCTGCTGCAGCTGGCGTCCCGGCTCCGCAAGGTCTCCGACGTGGTCGCCGACCTGGTCTTCTCGGACGTA
This region includes:
- a CDS encoding pyridoxamine 5'-phosphate oxidase family protein, whose protein sequence is MTDDEGGPAPRVLADEALSALLMEQQFGVLATNKRSGHPHLTTMLYNWDPAARIVRFSTTADRVKVKQLRNDPRAALHVSAADHWSFAVAEGEAEISDLTTTPGDAVGKELLAMLPAEAQAGLGQAFFDQLVAERRLVIRLKVSRLYGTALDVTG
- a CDS encoding Crp/Fnr family transcriptional regulator, with translation MDAAVLRQAPLFSQLDDDAAEALASSMTESRLRRGQVLFHEGDSGDRLFVVVEGKVKLGRTSADGRENLIAVLGPGQMFGELSLFDPGPRSATVTAVTDASLMSLTHDELLRWLDGRPAVARGLLLQLASRLRKVSDVVADLVFSDVPGRVAKALLDLASRFGRTADDGVHVHHDLTQEELAQLVGASRETVNKALADFASRGWVRLEPRSVVLLDVDRLQRRAR
- a CDS encoding PadR family transcriptional regulator → MSLRHALLGLLVDHPASGYDLLKTFDTSLANVWPATQSQIYGELAKLADAGLIVVSEQGPRGRKEYTLTDPGLAELRRWLTETEPQRTTRSDVLLRVFFLGVLTPRQARDYLDGQAAHAAELHANLEALDDSIDWDDDDLSVYGRIALEYGRRFAAMQRDWARWALTQVKSK
- a CDS encoding carotenoid oxygenase family protein → MHTAPAPHLAGNYAPVETELTAYDLPVTGRIPPGLTGWYLRNGPNPHDAASGHWFFGDGMIHGVRIEAGRAVSYRNRWVRTSTFTDGAKVNDIDGTLDLTAGTANTHVVRHAGRTLALVESSYPYELTCELDTVGSYDFGGKLHTAMTAHPKTCPATGELHFFGYSLTAPYLTYHRADATGELVISRPVDVPAATMNHDFNLSANHVVFMDLPVVFDLETARSGGGMPFRWNDGYGARLGVLRRSDPYGEVRWFSIDPCYVFHTLNAHDRTSPDGHEQIVLHVMRYPELFRKDGKDAQHATLWRWTIDLTTGTVREEQLHDRPAEFPRIDDRLAGLDSRHGHATVSRTPTGAVSQGALIRYDLHDGAVTAHEFGPGRTPGEAAFVPADDRPGGDGWLMTYVYDAASDTSDLVIVDATDLAAPPVATIHLPVRVPYGFHGNWLADQPLTNGRLT